From the genome of Hymenobacter cellulosilyticus, one region includes:
- a CDS encoding AsmA family protein: MRKFFLGLLIFLVVLVAAVALTPILFKDKIKQALDKQLAQRVNAKVEYDPGNVSLSLFRTFPDLALSIDQLRVIGKDSFARDTLAYLPAFRVGMDLMSVVRGEQIKIRSIELDQPDISAKVLKSGRANWDIMISDSAAAAQGQDTSQVSLAIKGWKVNDGHLRYEDRTIPFSMEMRGLNHSGSGDFASNIFDMVSQTTAEQLSMTYAGTEYVSKKKLTADVTLAMDLGKMLFTFKDNKVQLNDFPASFQGSIGLPNATDITYDLTFKALETDFKNILSLVPGVYTEQFKDVEAEGKVAFDGYFKGVQNELKMPGYGVNLQIKNGMFHYPQLPQAARNINVDMNVDNPSGFTNNVKVNVKQFHLDLGKNPVDGNVIVDGLEPMKIDGRVKANVDLAEMMKVYPVQDLTLRGKLFVDATGKGTYSKTQMPVVNAKMNLTNGYVKSKQFPAPIENLTLNGTVVNATGQVNDTRIDIPQFRMLLDGEPLEGRVAAQNIDKPIFDADIRGIVDLTKLTKIFPLEGMTVTGRLNGNVAAKGKMADIEAGRYQSVVASGTVNAQNVTYKSPDLPQGVKVTKATATFNNDQIVLRDMTGFVGSSDIAASGTISNYMGYMFTPGQSLRGNLNVNSRRFNVNEWMVDNVSGKPSAGAATVAKAPATPTQADGVLEIPKFFDLTLNANVGQVVYDNLKLDNMKGTLAVRDQGVNLNGLTFNTLGASFATTGGYTSKDLAHPKFNLGLNIKNLNFQNAFNAFNSVKKLVPLASQVEGIFSTNFNVSGEMGQDMMPVYSTLTGKGLFEVIRAAVGASPVLSKISSLTQLQELKSFAVNNKDVAAELINGNFIVKPFDFTVGQVKSTLGGSSNIGGALEYVMALDVPTGKVGNALNAKLTQLTGVQDIKGTERVTLGLKIGGR; this comes from the coding sequence ATGCGCAAGTTTTTTTTAGGCTTACTGATCTTCCTGGTCGTGCTGGTGGCAGCCGTAGCCCTGACGCCCATCTTATTTAAAGATAAAATCAAGCAGGCCCTGGACAAGCAACTGGCCCAGCGCGTGAATGCCAAAGTGGAATACGACCCGGGCAATGTCAGCCTGAGCTTGTTCCGCACGTTTCCGGACCTGGCTTTGAGCATCGACCAGCTTCGCGTGATTGGCAAGGACTCGTTTGCCCGCGATACGCTGGCCTACTTGCCCGCTTTCCGGGTGGGTATGGATTTGATGAGCGTGGTGCGTGGGGAGCAGATTAAGATTAGGTCGATTGAGCTCGACCAGCCCGACATCAGCGCCAAAGTACTGAAAAGCGGCCGGGCCAACTGGGACATTATGATTTCGGATTCGGCCGCGGCGGCCCAGGGCCAGGATACTTCCCAGGTGAGCCTGGCTATTAAAGGATGGAAAGTAAACGACGGGCACCTACGCTACGAGGACCGCACCATTCCCTTCAGCATGGAGATGCGGGGGCTGAACCACTCGGGCTCGGGCGACTTTGCCAGCAACATCTTCGACATGGTAAGCCAAACGACGGCCGAGCAGCTTTCCATGACTTACGCCGGCACCGAATACGTTTCGAAGAAGAAGCTGACGGCCGACGTGACCCTGGCCATGGACCTGGGTAAGATGCTGTTTACCTTCAAAGACAACAAGGTGCAGCTCAACGATTTCCCGGCCTCGTTCCAGGGTAGCATCGGCTTGCCCAACGCCACCGACATTACCTACGACCTGACCTTCAAGGCCCTGGAAACCGACTTCAAGAACATTCTGAGTTTGGTGCCGGGCGTGTATACCGAGCAGTTTAAGGACGTGGAAGCCGAGGGCAAAGTAGCCTTCGACGGCTACTTCAAGGGCGTGCAGAACGAGCTGAAGATGCCGGGCTACGGAGTGAATCTGCAGATCAAGAACGGCATGTTTCACTACCCGCAACTGCCGCAGGCGGCCCGCAACATCAACGTGGACATGAACGTGGACAACCCCTCGGGCTTTACCAACAACGTGAAAGTCAACGTGAAACAGTTTCACCTGGACCTGGGCAAAAACCCGGTGGATGGCAACGTCATCGTGGACGGGCTGGAGCCGATGAAGATTGACGGCCGAGTGAAAGCCAACGTAGACCTGGCCGAAATGATGAAGGTGTACCCGGTGCAGGACTTGACCCTGCGCGGCAAGCTATTCGTGGACGCTACCGGCAAAGGCACGTATTCTAAAACCCAGATGCCGGTGGTAAATGCCAAGATGAACCTGACCAACGGCTACGTAAAGAGCAAGCAGTTTCCGGCCCCGATTGAGAACCTGACGCTGAACGGCACGGTAGTAAATGCTACTGGGCAGGTCAATGACACCCGCATCGACATCCCGCAGTTTCGGATGCTGCTCGATGGTGAGCCGCTCGAAGGCCGCGTGGCCGCTCAGAATATCGACAAGCCCATCTTCGACGCCGACATCCGGGGTATTGTGGATTTGACCAAGCTGACCAAGATTTTCCCGCTGGAAGGCATGACTGTGACGGGCCGTCTGAACGGCAACGTGGCCGCCAAGGGCAAGATGGCCGACATCGAAGCCGGCCGCTACCAGAGCGTGGTGGCCTCGGGCACGGTGAACGCCCAAAACGTGACTTACAAAAGCCCCGACTTGCCCCAGGGGGTGAAAGTGACCAAAGCCACGGCCACGTTCAACAACGACCAGATTGTATTGCGCGACATGACCGGTTTCGTGGGTTCGTCGGACATTGCGGCCTCGGGCACGATTTCCAACTACATGGGCTATATGTTTACGCCCGGCCAGAGCCTGCGCGGCAACCTGAACGTGAATTCGCGCCGCTTCAACGTGAACGAGTGGATGGTGGACAATGTGAGCGGCAAGCCCAGCGCCGGCGCTGCTACGGTTGCCAAAGCTCCCGCCACGCCCACCCAGGCCGATGGGGTGCTCGAAATTCCCAAGTTCTTCGACCTGACCCTGAACGCCAACGTGGGCCAGGTGGTATACGACAACCTCAAGCTCGACAACATGAAGGGCACCCTGGCCGTGCGAGACCAGGGCGTGAACCTCAACGGGCTGACATTTAACACGCTGGGTGCCAGCTTTGCTACTACCGGCGGCTACACCAGCAAGGACTTGGCTCACCCCAAGTTCAACCTGGGCCTTAACATCAAGAACCTTAACTTCCAGAACGCCTTCAACGCCTTCAACTCGGTGAAGAAGCTCGTGCCGCTGGCCTCGCAGGTGGAAGGCATCTTCTCCACCAACTTCAACGTGAGCGGGGAAATGGGCCAGGACATGATGCCGGTGTACAGCACCCTAACCGGCAAGGGCTTGTTTGAGGTAATCCGGGCCGCGGTGGGCGCCTCGCCGGTACTGAGCAAGATTAGCTCCCTGACCCAGTTGCAGGAACTCAAGAGCTTTGCCGTGAACAACAAGGACGTGGCTGCGGAGCTCATCAACGGCAACTTCATCGTGAAGCCCTTCGACTTTACCGTGGGGCAGGTGAAAAGTACGCTCGGCGGCTCTTCCAACATCGGTGGGGCCCTGGAGTACGTCATGGCCCTCGACGTGCCGACCGGTAAAGTAGGCAACGCCCTGAATGCCAAGCTCACCCAGCTCACGGGCGTGCAGGATATCAAAGGCACGGAGCGCGTCACGCTGGGCCTCAAAATCGGGGGACGATGA